TACAACTCCTTTTCCTTGGTCTAAAACTTTTTGTATCAAATTTAAAGCAAATGCTGTTTTTCCCATACCAGGACGGGCTGCGACTATGATAAGTTCGCCATCTTTAAAGCCCTTAGTATACTCATTTAGATACCTAAATCCAGTGTCAAGCCCCACAAGGTCCCTATCAGCTGCTTCTTTTTGCTTTTTCATCTCAAGCATAACTTCATGGATGATTTCAGGGCTTTGTTTTATAATACCACCACCCTTTTCTTCTACAAGCGCGTAAAGCTCAGAACTTAGTTCATCAACCATATCTTTTGAAGGTGTTGTCTCACTTACTTTATTTGGAATTTTATGAGCGATTTTAATAAGTGAGCGTTTTATGCTTTTCTCTTTTAGTTCTGTGGCGTATTTTTCTGTATCAATGATAGAATTTGTAGCCATTATATCGCTAAAAATTTGCTCATCATAGCGATTTCTAAGGCGTTTTTTAACAAATGTATAATCAATTGGCTCATCGCTATTTACACACTCTACAATGGCTAAAAACACATCAGCATGCCCTTTTAAATAAAAATCGCTCTCTTTTATAAGCCCATAAACTTCACTAAATGCATCCTCATTTTGCATCAAAGAACTAAGAATTGACCTTTCCATATCAAGGTCATATAAATTTGAAGGAATCAACTTATCCACGTCTTTTTACCTCATCTTCTACTTCAGCTAAAAACCGCTCCACAAGCTCATCTTCTTTAAGTTTTGCTACAACTTCACCGTGTCTCATAACAAATCCTTGCCCTTTGCCAAAAGCTATAGCCACATCAGCGCCTTTTGCTTCACCTAAAGCATTTACAACGCATCCCATTACAGAGATGTTAAGCGGAGCTGTTATGTGTTTGGTTTTTTCTTCTACTATTTTTACTGCTTTTACAAGATCACTTTGAAGTCTGCCACAAGTTGGACATGATATGATATTTACTCCACTTGGCTGAATTTCTGTATCTTGAAGTATAGCACGAGCTACTTTTATCTCTTCTTCTAACTCACCTGTGATACTAACTCTCATCGTATCTCCGATTCCTTCTAAAAGAAGTCCACCTAAAGCTATAGAGCTTTTTATAGTCGCATGAAAAGTAGTCCCTGCTTCAGTAACCCCTAAATGAAATGGATAATCACACTTTGGACGAAGGGCTCTATAAGCTGCCATTGTGCTAGGTACATCACTACTTTTTAAAGAAATAGCAATATCTGTAAAGTCAAAGTCTTCTAACAACTTAAAGTTATACTCAGCTGAAGCTAACATTCCATCGACGCTTCTTCCGTATTTATCTTCAAACTGTTCTTCTAAGCTTCCTGAATTTACACCGATTCTTATGGGTAAATTTCTCTCTTTACAAGCATCAACTACAGCTTTAATTCTCTCCTTGCCACCTATATTTCCTGGATTTATACGAATAGCATCGACAAAAGGAGCAACCCTTAAAGCGTGCTTATAATTAAAGTGAATATCAGCAATGATTGGAAGTGGGCTTGACTCTTTTATCTTAGCTAAAGAAAAAGCATCTTCTTCATTTAAAACCGCACATCTAACAATATCACAACCTGCAAAATATAGTCTATTAATTTGTTCTAAAGTAGCTTTTATATCTTTGGTTTTTGAAAAAGTCATTGACTGAACGCTTATCTTAGAATCCCCACCAACAGCTACATCACCAACAAAAAGCTTTTTAGTTTTATATCTTTTTACCATAAATTTCCTTTGTGTGATTTTACAAATTTATGAGTTATAAAGGGCTGAAATTTCAGAAATTTCAGCCAAATTTGCTAGTTATAGAAATTATAAAAATGATTGACTGGATTACAACCTGAGCCTATAAGAGGTGCTGTTTTAATCGCTTCAAATACATACTCTTGTGCATTTTTAACAGCATCTTTTAAACTAAGACCATTTGCTAAATTTGCCGCTATTGCACTTGAGAGTGAACATCCTGAACCATGAGTTGAGTTAGTATCAAGCCTTTTTGTTGTAAGTTCTAAAAATTCATCACCATCATAGAAAATATCCACACTTTTACCATCAATATCACCAAGTTTTAAAAACACAGCTTTTGTGCCAAGTTTTAAAAGCTCTTTGGCTGCATTTTTAGCACTATCAACGCAGTTAACTTTTATACCTGTTATCTCACTAGCTTCAAAACGGTTTGGAGTAATGATAGTAGCAAGTGGAAAAAGATATTCAACAATTGCTTTTTTACTATCGCCTTCAAGCCATATATCACCGTTTTTACACGCCATAACTGGGTCTAAAACAACAGCTGGAAGTTTGCCACTATCTTTTAAATTCTGTAAAGATGAAGCGACTGTTTTTATAATATCTACACTTGGAACAACGCCGATTTTAACTGCATTTACCTTAATATCATCAAATATTGCTTTTATTCCATCAGCTATTATTTTAGTATCAACTAAATCCATGCCATAAATTCCTTGTGTATTTTGTGCAGTCGTAGCTGTCACAACACCCATAGCATAAGTTTGATGAGCTATAAAAACCTTTAAATCTGCTATAAGCCCTGCTCCGCCACTTGGATCAACTCCTGCTATACTTAAAACATTTTTCATATTTTTCACCATTTTCTCCTAAATTTAAAATCTCAAATAATACCATAAATTTAATAAATTTCAGGACTAACTAAAAAATAGCAAGATTGGCAATTTTAGGATAAATTTAGATGAAATAGCTTTATCTTATATTATATTATATTATTATGACTTTTATAGACCTTGATTTTAACACCATTTAAAATCACACCATTTTCTATCTATATTTTATAAATTTAGTTTTGAATTTTTATATTCTACATTACTAAATTTACAATTTTTTGTAAATTTAGTATATAATATCAACTAAAATTCATCTTTAAACTTAAATATATTTATATCTAATAAAATTAAAGGAGAAAAAATAGTAGAAAATTATAAAAATTTAAGTTTGATTAAAATATGATGCGAAATTTAGTTGGAAATTTTATAAATAATTCTCATTAAATATAAAAAGCATCTATTCAAAAGGGTATTTAGTAAAATAAATTTAAATATTAATATGTAATTTTATAAAAAGGATATGAAATAAGAAAAATTTTAATACTTTTAGTTTTAGTTATTTTCGGCTTTGGGTTTTATAAATGATAGTACTTCTTCGGCTAGAAATGTGGCGTTTTCATATTATAATAATATTTATAATGACAAATTTGATGAAAGCTTAAAGCTTATAAAATTTTCAGGAAAAATTCCAAATAAAGCTATATTTAAAACAATAAAAATTCACTTTGAAACTGCAAGAGAGTGGGCAAAAAACAAGGTGGTGTAAAAAATATAACCCTAAGTGATAGCTTTAAATTACCAAATCATAAATTGCATTTTAAATTTGAAATAGAGTATAAAAATAGCTTAAAAGACAAAGATGAAATAGAGCTTGTAAAGGATAAAGATAGCTGGAAAGTGTTTTATTTCATACCGTAAAATAAATAGAATTTTACTTATATATTTTATAAAATTTTAAGCATAATTTAAAGATTATTGTGATAGATTACGGTAAAAAATATTTCAATATTATTATAATCAAGGGGTTATTATGAGAAAAGTTATTTTACTTTTATCTATACTAGCAGTTGGAGTTTTTGGAGCTACACTAAGTGAAATAAAAAGTAGCAATACCATTAAAATAGGCGTAAGAAAGGATTTTCCTCCATTTGGAAATCTTGAAAATGGTGAACTTAGCGGTTTTGAAGTTGAACTTGCAAAAGAGGTAGGAAAGCACATTGTTGGCGAAGGCGGAAATATAACATTAGTACCACTAAGTGCAAAAGACAGAATCCCAATGCTTCAAAGTGGTCAAATAGATGTCGTTATAGCTCAATTTACTGCCACTCCTGAAAGAGAAAAAGTTGTTGATTTTACTATTCCCTACTTTGCAGATACCATGTCAATCATATCAAGCGCAGATTTACAAGCAAAAAGTGTTAATAATTTCAAATCTTTACTTGTAATACCTGGAAGTACTTCTGAGGAGTATATAAAGCAAAAAGCACAAAATTTTAGAAATATCACTATAAAAAATTGTGAAAATTTAATGGATTGCTATGGCAAACTACAAAATGGTGAAGCAGATGGATACTTTCATACAACATTTGCTATCGCAGCAATTCCAGTACTTAACAATAAATATCAAATTTCAGTAAAATCAGTTGGTATTCCAAGCTTTATAGCTGCTGGCGTATCAAAAGGAAATGATGAGTTAAAAGCAGCTGTGACAAATGCTATTTTGGAGATTAGTAAAGGTGGATTTTTTAAAGATGCTTATGATAAAACAATAAATATTTATTACAAAGGAACACTAGATAAAAATATGTTTTTACTAGATGATATTTATAAAGCTTTTATGTATAACTAAAAAATTAAATTTACAAAGTACTCCATTAAAATTTAATGGAGTACAGTTAAAACGGGCTTACATCATTCCGCCCATACCACCCATTCCACTCATATCTGGCATAGCAGGCTTATCTTCTTTAATATCTGTAACTGTTGCTTCAGTAGTTAAAAGCATACTCGCTACGCTTACTGCGTTTTGAAGTGCTACACGACTTACTTTAACTGGGTCAATAATACCAGCTTCAAACATATTTACATACTCACCACTTGCTGCATCAAAGCCAAGCTTATCATCGCTGTTAGTTTCAATCTCGTGAGCAACAACACCACCATCAAAGCCAGCATTTTGTGCGATTTGGCGAAGTGGAGCAAAAAGAGCTCTTTTTACTATGTCAGCACCTATTTTTTCATCACCTTTTAGATCAAGGTTTACTTTTTTACTAGCTTTAATAAGTGCTGAACCACCACCAATTACAACACCTTCTTCAACAGCTGCTTTTGTAGCAGATAGTGCATCATCAACTCTATCTTTTTTCTCTTTCATCTCTGTTTCAGTTGCAGCACCTACTTTAATAACAGCAACACCACCGCTTAGCTTTGCAAGTCTTTCTTCAAGTTTTTCTCTATCATAATCTGAAGTTGTATCGGCAATTTGAGATTTAATCTGAGCTACTCTTGCATCGATTGATTCTTTATCGCCTTTACCATTTACGATAATTGTATTATCTTTATCAATAACAATGCTCTCAGCTTCACCAAGATCTTCTAAACTTGCACTTTCTAAAGTTCTGCCAAGCTCTTCGCTTACAACTGTTCCGCCTGTTAAAATAGCAATATCTTCAAGCATTGCTTTTCTTCTATCGCCAAAGCCAGGAGCTTTTACTGCACTTATATTTAAAACGCCACGAAGTTTATTTACAACTAAAGTTGCAAGTGCTTCACCTTCAATATCTTCAGCAACTATTAAAAGTGGTTTTCCTGTCTTTTGAACCGCTTCAAGAACCGGAAGAAGGTCTTTTAAGTTTGCTATTTTCTTATCGTATAATAAAATAAGAGCTGAGCTTAACTCAACTGTCATCTTCTCAGAATTTGTAACAAAATAAGGGCTTAAATAACCTCTATCAAACTGCATACCCTCAACAATATTTAGCTCATCATTTATTGATTTTGCCTCTTCTACAGTTATAACGCCATCTTTTCCAACTTTTTCCATAGCATCAGCTATAAGTTCACCAATAGTTAAGTCTGAATTTGCTGAAATAGAAGCTACTTGAGTTATCTCTTTTTTATCATTTACTGGTTTTGATAAATTTTTAAGCTCACTAATTATAGCAGCTACTTCTTTATCCATACCTCTTTTTACCTCTATAGGATTTGCTCCAGCTGTGATATTTCTAAGTCCTTCTTTAAATATAGAGTGAGCTAGAACTGTTGCTGTTGTTGTACCATCTCCAGCCTCGTCATTTGTTTTGTTTGCTACTTCTTTTACTAGGCTAGCTCCCATGTTTTCGATTACATCTTCAAGTTCAATCTCTTTAGCAACACTTACGCCATCTTTTGTGATAGCTGGAGCTCCAAAGCTTTTTTGGATAAGGACATTTCTACCTCTTGGCCCCATTGTTACTTTAACTGCGTCATTTAACTTCTCAACACCAACATATAATCTGTTTCTTGCATCATCTGAAAAAGTTATATTTTTTGCCATTTTATCTCCTTAAGCTATTACACCTAGTACATCTTCTAAATTTAGAACTAGGTATTTTTTATCATCTATATTTACTTCACTACCTGAATATTTACCAAAAACTACTTTATCGCCTACTTTTACAGCCTTACACTCATCATCACATCCAACTGCTACAACTTTTCCAGTTGAAGGCTTCTCTTTTGAAGCGTTATCTGGAATGATGATTCCGCTAGCTGTTTTGTTAAGCTCCTCTTCTCTTTCTACCAAAACACGTTTTCCAAGTGGTTTGAAATTCACTGCATATCCTTTCATATTTTAAATTTTGGCTAAATTCTTAGCACTCAATTTGTTTGAGTGATGA
The sequence above is a segment of the Campylobacter corcagiensis genome. Coding sequences within it:
- a CDS encoding DUF4878 domain-containing protein, translating into MGKKQGGVKNITLSDSFKLPNHKLHFKFEIEYKNSLKDKDEIELVKDKDSWKVFYFIP
- the groL gene encoding chaperonin GroEL (60 kDa chaperone family; promotes refolding of misfolded polypeptides especially under stressful conditions; forms two stacked rings of heptamers to form a barrel-shaped 14mer; ends can be capped by GroES; misfolded proteins enter the barrel where they are refolded when GroES binds), with the protein product MAKNITFSDDARNRLYVGVEKLNDAVKVTMGPRGRNVLIQKSFGAPAITKDGVSVAKEIELEDVIENMGASLVKEVANKTNDEAGDGTTTATVLAHSIFKEGLRNITAGANPIEVKRGMDKEVAAIISELKNLSKPVNDKKEITQVASISANSDLTIGELIADAMEKVGKDGVITVEEAKSINDELNIVEGMQFDRGYLSPYFVTNSEKMTVELSSALILLYDKKIANLKDLLPVLEAVQKTGKPLLIVAEDIEGEALATLVVNKLRGVLNISAVKAPGFGDRRKAMLEDIAILTGGTVVSEELGRTLESASLEDLGEAESIVIDKDNTIIVNGKGDKESIDARVAQIKSQIADTTSDYDREKLEERLAKLSGGVAVIKVGAATETEMKEKKDRVDDALSATKAAVEEGVVIGGGSALIKASKKVNLDLKGDEKIGADIVKRALFAPLRQIAQNAGFDGGVVAHEIETNSDDKLGFDAASGEYVNMFEAGIIDPVKVSRVALQNAVSVASMLLTTEATVTDIKEDKPAMPDMSGMGGMGGMM
- the groES gene encoding co-chaperone GroES; this encodes MNFKPLGKRVLVEREEELNKTASGIIIPDNASKEKPSTGKVVAVGCDDECKAVKVGDKVVFGKYSGSEVNIDDKKYLVLNLEDVLGVIA
- the ispG gene encoding flavodoxin-dependent (E)-4-hydroxy-3-methylbut-2-enyl-diphosphate synthase, giving the protein MVKRYKTKKLFVGDVAVGGDSKISVQSMTFSKTKDIKATLEQINRLYFAGCDIVRCAVLNEEDAFSLAKIKESSPLPIIADIHFNYKHALRVAPFVDAIRINPGNIGGKERIKAVVDACKERNLPIRIGVNSGSLEEQFEDKYGRSVDGMLASAEYNFKLLEDFDFTDIAISLKSSDVPSTMAAYRALRPKCDYPFHLGVTEAGTTFHATIKSSIALGGLLLEGIGDTMRVSITGELEEEIKVARAILQDTEIQPSGVNIISCPTCGRLQSDLVKAVKIVEEKTKHITAPLNISVMGCVVNALGEAKGADVAIAFGKGQGFVMRHGEVVAKLKEDELVERFLAEVEDEVKRRG
- a CDS encoding transporter substrate-binding domain-containing protein gives rise to the protein MRKVILLLSILAVGVFGATLSEIKSSNTIKIGVRKDFPPFGNLENGELSGFEVELAKEVGKHIVGEGGNITLVPLSAKDRIPMLQSGQIDVVIAQFTATPEREKVVDFTIPYFADTMSIISSADLQAKSVNNFKSLLVIPGSTSEEYIKQKAQNFRNITIKNCENLMDCYGKLQNGEADGYFHTTFAIAAIPVLNNKYQISVKSVGIPSFIAAGVSKGNDELKAAVTNAILEISKGGFFKDAYDKTINIYYKGTLDKNMFLLDDIYKAFMYN
- the thiD gene encoding bifunctional hydroxymethylpyrimidine kinase/phosphomethylpyrimidine kinase, translated to MKNVLSIAGVDPSGGAGLIADLKVFIAHQTYAMGVVTATTAQNTQGIYGMDLVDTKIIADGIKAIFDDIKVNAVKIGVVPSVDIIKTVASSLQNLKDSGKLPAVVLDPVMACKNGDIWLEGDSKKAIVEYLFPLATIITPNRFEASEITGIKVNCVDSAKNAAKELLKLGTKAVFLKLGDIDGKSVDIFYDGDEFLELTTKRLDTNSTHGSGCSLSSAIAANLANGLSLKDAVKNAQEYVFEAIKTAPLIGSGCNPVNHFYNFYN